A region of Lycium barbarum isolate Lr01 chromosome 3, ASM1917538v2, whole genome shotgun sequence DNA encodes the following proteins:
- the LOC132634204 gene encoding uncharacterized protein LOC132634204, with protein sequence MDDMEMAACFDKELTKSYVEKDDFILPTDILEFLPNTDKDVVVHYDDHEYNMKYKVGVYTRLAQGWKAFIDVVGLGIGDVLCKACLDENRIVFFVHVKEDPEIVMID encoded by the exons ATGGATGACATGGAAATGGCCGCATGTTTTGACAAAGAATTGACGAAATCGTACGTCGAAAAAGACGATTTC atccTTCCAACTGACATACTGGAATTTCTTCCAAACACCGACAAGGACGTTGTTGTTCATTACGACGATCATGAGTATAATATGAAATACAAGGTTGGCGTATACACGCGCCTCGCTCAAGGCTGGAAAGCCTTCATTGATGTTGTCGGATTAGGGATAGGAGATGTGTTGTGTAAGGCATGTTTAGATGAGAACCGCATAGTGTTTTTTGTTCATGTAAAGGAGGATCCGGAGATCGTAATGATAGATTAG